In the genome of Calliopsis andreniformis isolate RMS-2024a chromosome 10, iyCalAndr_principal, whole genome shotgun sequence, one region contains:
- the Gig gene encoding TSC complex subunit tuberin isoform X1, with amino-acid sequence MSKMNSKDKDNKTLHDKLKQFFRINKGNYKSREDFTLTYDLEKEISPESPVHHRTKAIKDLCDAVLNQQWEDKAAERLWYLVQDLLGKDVPREHRHVTLNFLRCLVQGQYSKLSSLMRVKFFMVVKEHNIPEDIGPRLELLQSLTENGKDILHLEERMGPFLLDWMPVVTAGDGKRGAEFLSLLVNVIKFNSAYIDEGIISGLVQYICHLCYYSNSTEVVSGCLEALDAIVCYSNLQSDSLQTFIIALCGSVNVETYCQISWKIMRNLLGTHMGHSALYTMCRLLQDANFQRDVRLLRGAVFYVNMGLWGTHRIPKLECTPTSVLPSFYQALKCNHPIVMYEVTLSIQRLANKYGAELWDPTWSIILDIIEKVLSHTETSSQPATKQVSMSLHETISSIEILLDNNHYNGCTQRFYDLVERCSDTRPEGSVLKLIEYRAHTIGPTHYQWQSKLANLMERYYKIETRTNIRMKVLDVLTNIIQLNRSRYEDELIERIVVPYFQHIDADSDITVRNAVVHLLIDLCLECDTKRCLELLDILEKLINKPFCSDTPVAKDVDIKDIKTAVVGIIKILTSKIYVLPSSHAIRAYKVLANHLEQHYKDPSVFHDVSTVRYLIFECFLKIRANTLYHLGFPDAQNATVMRFSPYLVLEHAATERMNSGGGGNSPPPASPAPLHLSCQITHISLAHACKAIISCIKSEKDWKVLQLVLKELPQVMQNRALILSRHTNDIDYFAAALCSMVSDKSLRLPESLYNVPPKFTLSEFRVHVFPVLASLASYHAHLEPNLQQRLIKCLEVGLTAKCASQCVTSLTTCILEMRDAMNKLLSEVLLNLSKISATVHIAIPILEFLSTLTRLPKVFASFIGDQYMSVFAILLPYTNPFKYDHYTVSLAHHVIAVWFLKCRLPFRRDFVRFITTGLKANVIIPFEEGHLMKSDFNFINEDSSNRKRSSSLTEQGSRGRRERPIMANRIIGDGKVSDLKPPIDEALMTFHVELTETCIDLMARYTFSTYSARPKRLPAADFLLKEGQSMTWLLGNKLVTVTTSGCSNKAMRGGLCDNCWLACKSGPQSPEHGRTSQSNLRRASSTETAKEDKLSRQSSGGHGSSTANTAANSPTEELKKTSEDLDTIKREYTVEKTDKDQGESSKLEQILNSEKQEEHVLCACWCQGWAEIYVRRPTGDMSWIMRIQNSMQFETHVDFPVHDIMALYRPNQDLFQKQQESTSEYSGDEAEDTADKNADQAQSDHSSVMKSLSSGPIAIPSSPARPNPSRQSSRDSLESLEDGEDDLRRSRNPVRRSNSSPEMSANWKNPFLNKEKLNSQQVDRDFPPADLEVKLDAELKKHAKNMYAKDMRVSCEAIPEEIFGMGTTPPSSDNTTDHPASLRSQRSYPGATQVTQVSTTISNTVPPSPTMIQVQGNFLGVQVRTTQIQSSTAKPPQSPTQIYPRLVGLDSGQKSQIAPSSENKPPIGRNHFTDKQKDDRPDPSMLPPLPLPFRDRGHTISVMSPVKKSRGEWDNIRRGNSPRVKDPPKTGINPSFVFLQLYHTAHFGSPSEKPLLVPQTTAVQRAVTNLDRIQPYETHKIGVLYVGPGQASNETEILANQHGSLRYTEFLQRLGTLVRLKDLDESVFLGGLDRNGENGNFAYIWQDDVTQVAFHVATLMPTKASDPKCTSKKQHIGNNYVTVVYNESGEPYNIQTVKGQFNYACVVIQPLDHGTNQVTVQVKEELAKHIKHSEPKIISDQNLAILSRQLALHANLASMVSSSLEQNSHNPYASNWLERLRHIKRLRNRVLQESINNNPDGATDDLSPRTNKRVYMDDFTEYTT; translated from the exons ATGTCGAAAATGAATTCAAAAGACAAAGACAACAAAACATTACACGATAAACTGAAACAATTCTTTCGCATTAATAAAG GAAATTATAAGAGTCGTGAAGATTTTACGTTAACTTATGATCTCGAGAAGGAAATTAGTCCTGAGAGTCCTGTACATCACCGTACAAAAGCAATTAAAGATCTCTGCGATGCAGTTCTTAATCAACAATGGGAAGAT AAAGCAGCCGAAAGATTATGGTATTTGGTACAAGATCTTTTAGGAAAAGATGTACCTCGTGAACATAGACACGTGACGTTAAACTTTCTGCGATGTCTGGTTCAGGGTCAATATTCTAAACTATCATCTCTAATGAGAGTAAAGTTTTTTATGGTTGTCAAAGAACATAATATTCCTGAAGATATTGGACCTAG GTTAGAACTTTTACAAAGTTTAACAGAAAATGGGAAAGATATATTACATTTAGAGGAAAGAATGGGACCTTTCTTGTTAGATTGGATGCCTGTTGTGACAGCAGGAGATGGAAAAAGGGGTGCTGAATTTCTGTCCCTTCTCGTTAATGTCATAAAGTTCAATTCAGCTTACATAGATGAGGGCATTATATCGGGCCTTGTTCA gtatATTTGCCATTTATGTTATTATAGTAACAGTACCGAAGTTGTTTCTGGATGTTTAGAAGCTCTAGACGCAATCGTCTGTTACAGTAATTTACAATCTGATTCTTTACAAACTTTTATAATAGCACTATGCGGAAGTGTAAACGTTGAAACATATTGTCAAATAAGTTGGAAG ATAATGCGCAATTTATTAGGAACGCACATGGGCCATTCTGCGCTGTATACAATGTGTCGTTTATTACAAGACGCAAACTTTCAGCGAGATGTACGTTTACTCAGGGGTGCAGTATTTTATGTAAATATGGGGTTGTGGGGTACACATAGAATTCCAAAACTGGAATGTACACCAACATCTGTTTTACCTTCATTTTATCAG GCTTTAAAATGTAATCATCCAATTGTTATGTATGAAGTTACACTATCTATTCAACGATTGGCTAATAAGTATGGCGCAGAATTATGGGATCCTACATGGAGTATTATTCTTGATATTATTGAGAAAGTTCTTTCTCACACAG AAACTAGTAGCCAGCCAGCAACCAAACAGGTTTCAATGAGTTTACACGAAACGATAAGTAGTATTGAAATTTTACtggataacaaccattataatggttgtacTCAACGATTTTACGATCTGGTTGAACGTTGCAGCGATACACGACCT GAAGGATCTGTTTTGAAATTAATCGAATATCGAGCACATACTATAGGACCTACTCATTATCAGTGGCAGTCTAAATTAGCCAATTTAATGGAACGTTATTACAAAATTGAAACGCGTACCAATATTAGAATGAAAGTTTTAGATGTTTTAACAAATATCATTCAACTTAATAG GTCCAGATATGAAGATGAACTGATCGAACGGATAGTCGTGCCATATTTTCAACATATAGATGCCGATTCGGATATTACAGTTCGTAATGCTGTTGTTCATTTGCTTATCGATCTTTGTCTTGAATGCGATACCAAACGGTGTTTAGAGCTTTTAGATATATTAGAGAAG ctGATCAATAAGCCTTTCTGTTCTGACACTCCAGTCGCAAAGGATGTCGATATCAAAGATATAAAGACAGCAGTTGTTGgaataataaagatattaaCGTCAAAAATATATGTCTTACCATCCAGTCACGCGATACGTGCTTACAAGGTTTTGGCAAATCACCTCGAGCAACATTACAAAGACCCATCTGTTTTTCATGATGTTTCTACAGTTCGATATCTG ATTTTTGAGTGTTTCTTGAAGATTAGAGCAAATACGCTATATCATTTGGGATTTCCGGATgcgcaaaatgcaacagtaatgCGGTTCAGTCCGTACTTAGTTTTAGAGCATGCTGCTACTGAACGAATGAACAGTGGAGGAGGTGGAAATAGCCCTCCACCAGCTAGTCCAGCTCCGTTACATTTGTCTTGTCAAATTACTCATATATCATTGGCACATGCGTGTAAAGCTATCATCTCCTGTATTAAATCAGAGAAAG ATTGGAAAGTTTTACAGCTCGTATTAAAAGAGTTACCTCAAGTAATGCAGAATAGAGCTTTGATATTATCACGACACACTAACGATATTGACTATTTCGCAGCCGCACTCTGTTCAATG GTCAGCGACAAGAGCTTAAGACTTCCAGAATCTTTATACAATGTTCCTCCAAAATTTACCCTTTCCGAGTTTCGTGTTCATGTCTTTCCAGTATTAGCATCTTTAGCTTCATATCACGCACATTTAGAACCAAATTTACAACAACGTTTAATCAAATGTTTAGAG GTTGGTTTAACAGCAAAATGCGCAAGTCAGTGCGTTACTAGTCTTACAACATGTATTTTAGAAATGCGTGATGCGATGAATAAACTTTTGTCAGAAGTTCTTTTGAATTTATCAAAAATTTCAGCTACAGTACACATAGCTATTCCTATACTGGAATTTTTATCTA CTCTTACTAGACTACCAAAAGTTTTTGCAAGTTTTATTGGGGATCAGTACATGTCAGTTTTTGCGATTTTGTTACCGTATACAAATCCGTTTAAATATGATCATTATACAGTATCCTTAGCACATCATGTAATTGCCGTATGGTTTCTAAAGTGTCGATTACCATTTCGGAGGGACTTTGTTAGATTTATTACCACT GGTTTGAAAGCAAACGTAATCATTCCTTTTGAAGAAGGGCATCTAATGAAGTCAGATTTTAATTTCATAAACGAAGATTCATCAAATAGAAAACGCAGTTCCAGTTTAACAGAGCAG GGCAGCAGAGGTCGGCGAGAAAGGCCTATAATGGCCAATCGTATAATAGGCGATGGTAAAGTTTCAGACTTAAAACCTCCGATCGATGAAGCCTTAATGACATTTCACGTAGAACTTACCGAGACTTGTATCGATCTTATGGCTCGTTATACGTTTTCAACTTACTCGGCTCGTCCTAAAAG ACTTCCAGCTGCTGACTTTCTTCTGAAAGAAGGCCAATCAATGACATGGTTACTTGGCAACAAGCTTGTTACTGTAACAACAAGTGGATGTAGTAATAAAGCAATGCGCGGAGGACTTTGCGATAATTGCTGGCTCGCATGCAAATCAGGCCCTCAATCGCCTGAACATGGGAGAACGTCTCAGTCTAACTTAAGAAGAGCATCGAGTACAGAG ACAGCAAAAGAGGACAAACTGTCTAGGCAATCCTCCGGAGGGCATGGAAGTTCGACAGCAAATACGGCTGCTAATTCTCCCACGGAAGAATTGAAGAAAACATCGGAGGATTTGGATACAATTAAACGCGAATATACCGTAGAAAAAACAGACAAAGATCAAGGTGAATCGTCGAAATTGGAGCAAATACTTAATAGTGAAAAACAGGAAGAACATGTGCTTTGTGCTTGCTGGTGTCAAGGTTGGGCTGAAATATACGTACGCAGACCTACGGGTGACATGTCTTGGataatgagaattcagaattctaTGCAATTTGAAACGCACGTAGATTTTCCTGTGCATGACATAATGGCTTTGTATAGGCCAAATCAAGATTTATTCCAAAAACAACAAGAATCTACGTCAGAATATTCCGGAGACGAAGCAGAG GATACTGCGGATAAAAATGCAGATCAAGCACAAAGTGATCACAGTAGCGTTATGAAATCTCTATCATCAGGTCCAATTGCAATACCCAGTTCACCAGCTCGACCAAATCCTTCGAGACAAAGTTCTCGCGATAGTTTAGAAAGCTTAGAAGATGGTGAAGATG ACTTACGTCGTTCTCGAAATCCAGTACGGAGATCAAATTCTAGTCCTGAGATGAGCGCTAATTGGAAAAATCCATTCTTGAATAAGGAAAAATTGAATTCGCAGCAAGTGGACCGAGATTTTCCACCTGCAGATTTAGAAGTGAAACTTGACGCTGAATTGAAAAAACATGCAAAAAATATGTATGCAAAAGACATGAG AGTTAGCTGCGAAGCTATCCCAGAAGAAATATTTGGTATGGGTACAACACCACCATCATCGGATAACACAACGGATCATCCAGCTTCGTTGCGGTCACAACGCTCCTATCCAGGTGCGACGCAAGTAACTCAAGTTAGTACAACCATTAGCAATACCGTCCCTCCGTCGCCTACTATGATACAG GTACAAGGAAACTTTTTGGGGGTACAAGTgcgtacaacacaaatacaatcgTCAACTGCTAAGCCTCCACAGTCGCCCACTCAAATTTATCCTCGGTTAGTCGGTCTCGATTCTGGTCAAAAGTCGCAAATCGCGCCAAGTTCCGAGAATAAACCACCCATCGGACGAAATCATTTTACAGATAAG CAAAAGGATGACAGACCCGATCCTTCAATGTTACCTCCATTGCCTCTACCATTTCGCGATAGAGGTCATACAATTTCTGTAATGAGTCCTGTAAAAAAGTCTCGCGGAGAATGGGATAATATTCGTAGAGGGAATTCACCGCGCGTAAAAGATCCACCAAAAACTGGCATTAATCCTAG CTTTGTGTTCCTGCAATTGTATCATACAGCACATTTTGGTTCGCCATCAGAAAAACCTTTGTTAGTTCCACAAACAACAGCTGTTCAAAGGGCAGTAACAAATTTAGACAGAATACAACCGTATGAAACTCATAAAATTGGAGTCCTTTACGTTGGTCCGGGACAAGCTTCTAACGAGACTGAAATTCTGGCTAATCAGCATGGATCACTTCGGTATACGGAATTTTTGCAACGTTTGGGAACATTGGTTCGACTGAAAGACCTCGACGAAAGTGTCTTTTTGGGTGGTTTAGATCGTAACGGTGAAAATGGAAACTTCGCTTATATATGGCAAGACGACGTTACACAG GTGGCGTTTCACGTAGCTACGTTGATGCCAACGAAAGCAAGTGATCCAAAATGTACTTCTAAAAAACAACACATTGGAAATAATTATGTTACTGTTGTTTATAATGAATCTGGAGAACCGTATAACATACAGACTGTAAAA GGGCAATTCAATTATGCATGTGTTGTGATCCAACCCTTAGATCACGGCACAAATCAAGTTACAGTTCAAGTGAAAGAAGAGTTGGCAAAACACATTAAACACAGTGAACCTAAAATAATTTCTGATCAAAATTTAGCGATTCTATCTCGACAACTCGCTCTTCATGCAAAT CTTGCTTCAATGGTTTCATCGTCGTTGGAACAAAATAGTCACAATCCATATGCTTCGAATTGGTTGGAGCGTTTGCGACATATAAAGCGACTTCGAAATCGCGTGTTACAAGAGTCAATAAATAATAATCCAGATGGAGCTACGGATGATTTATCACCAAGAACAAACAAACGCGTTTACATGGATGATTTTACCGAATATACAACATGa
- the Gig gene encoding TSC complex subunit tuberin isoform X2 encodes MSKMNSKDKDNKTLHDKLKQFFRINKGNYKSREDFTLTYDLEKEISPESPVHHRTKAIKDLCDAVLNQQWEDKAAERLWYLVQDLLGKDVPREHRHVTLNFLRCLVQGQYSKLSSLMRVKFFMVVKEHNIPEDIGPRLELLQSLTENGKDILHLEERMGPFLLDWMPVVTAGDGKRGAEFLSLLVNVIKFNSAYIDEGIISGLVQYICHLCYYSNSTEVVSGCLEALDAIVCYSNLQSDSLQTFIIALCGSVNVETYCQISWKIMRNLLGTHMGHSALYTMCRLLQDANFQRDVRLLRGAVFYVNMGLWGTHRIPKLECTPTSVLPSFYQALKCNHPIVMYEVTLSIQRLANKYGAELWDPTWSIILDIIEKVLSHTETSSQPATKQVSMSLHETISSIEILLDNNHYNGCTQRFYDLVERCSDTRPEGSVLKLIEYRAHTIGPTHYQWQSKLANLMERYYKIETRTNIRMKVLDVLTNIIQLNRSRYEDELIERIVVPYFQHIDADSDITVRNAVVHLLIDLCLECDTKRCLELLDILEKLINKPFCSDTPVAKDVDIKDIKTAVVGIIKILTSKIYVLPSSHAIRAYKVLANHLEQHYKDPSVFHDVSTVRYLIFECFLKIRANTLYHLGFPDAQNATVMRFSPYLVLEHAATERMNSGGGGNSPPPASPAPLHLSCQITHISLAHACKAIISCIKSEKDWKVLQLVLKELPQVMQNRALILSRHTNDIDYFAAALCSMVSDKSLRLPESLYNVPPKFTLSEFRVHVFPVLASLASYHAHLEPNLQQRLIKCLEVGLTAKCASQCVTSLTTCILEMRDAMNKLLSEVLLNLSKISATVHIAIPILEFLSTLTRLPKVFASFIGDQYMSVFAILLPYTNPFKYDHYTVSLAHHVIAVWFLKCRLPFRRDFVRFITTGLKANVIIPFEEGHLMKSDFNFINEDSSNRKRSSSLTEQGSRGRRERPIMANRIIGDGKVSDLKPPIDEALMTFHVELTETCIDLMARYTFSTYSARPKRLPAADFLLKEGQSMTWLLGNKLVTVTTSGCSNKAMRGGLCDNCWLACKSGPQSPEHGRTSQSNLRRASSTETAKEDKLSRQSSGGHGSSTANTAANSPTEELKKTSEDLDTIKREYTVEKTDKDQGWAEIYVRRPTGDMSWIMRIQNSMQFETHVDFPVHDIMALYRPNQDLFQKQQESTSEYSGDEAEDTADKNADQAQSDHSSVMKSLSSGPIAIPSSPARPNPSRQSSRDSLESLEDGEDDLRRSRNPVRRSNSSPEMSANWKNPFLNKEKLNSQQVDRDFPPADLEVKLDAELKKHAKNMYAKDMRVSCEAIPEEIFGMGTTPPSSDNTTDHPASLRSQRSYPGATQVTQVSTTISNTVPPSPTMIQVQGNFLGVQVRTTQIQSSTAKPPQSPTQIYPRLVGLDSGQKSQIAPSSENKPPIGRNHFTDKQKDDRPDPSMLPPLPLPFRDRGHTISVMSPVKKSRGEWDNIRRGNSPRVKDPPKTGINPSFVFLQLYHTAHFGSPSEKPLLVPQTTAVQRAVTNLDRIQPYETHKIGVLYVGPGQASNETEILANQHGSLRYTEFLQRLGTLVRLKDLDESVFLGGLDRNGENGNFAYIWQDDVTQVAFHVATLMPTKASDPKCTSKKQHIGNNYVTVVYNESGEPYNIQTVKGQFNYACVVIQPLDHGTNQVTVQVKEELAKHIKHSEPKIISDQNLAILSRQLALHANLASMVSSSLEQNSHNPYASNWLERLRHIKRLRNRVLQESINNNPDGATDDLSPRTNKRVYMDDFTEYTT; translated from the exons ATGTCGAAAATGAATTCAAAAGACAAAGACAACAAAACATTACACGATAAACTGAAACAATTCTTTCGCATTAATAAAG GAAATTATAAGAGTCGTGAAGATTTTACGTTAACTTATGATCTCGAGAAGGAAATTAGTCCTGAGAGTCCTGTACATCACCGTACAAAAGCAATTAAAGATCTCTGCGATGCAGTTCTTAATCAACAATGGGAAGAT AAAGCAGCCGAAAGATTATGGTATTTGGTACAAGATCTTTTAGGAAAAGATGTACCTCGTGAACATAGACACGTGACGTTAAACTTTCTGCGATGTCTGGTTCAGGGTCAATATTCTAAACTATCATCTCTAATGAGAGTAAAGTTTTTTATGGTTGTCAAAGAACATAATATTCCTGAAGATATTGGACCTAG GTTAGAACTTTTACAAAGTTTAACAGAAAATGGGAAAGATATATTACATTTAGAGGAAAGAATGGGACCTTTCTTGTTAGATTGGATGCCTGTTGTGACAGCAGGAGATGGAAAAAGGGGTGCTGAATTTCTGTCCCTTCTCGTTAATGTCATAAAGTTCAATTCAGCTTACATAGATGAGGGCATTATATCGGGCCTTGTTCA gtatATTTGCCATTTATGTTATTATAGTAACAGTACCGAAGTTGTTTCTGGATGTTTAGAAGCTCTAGACGCAATCGTCTGTTACAGTAATTTACAATCTGATTCTTTACAAACTTTTATAATAGCACTATGCGGAAGTGTAAACGTTGAAACATATTGTCAAATAAGTTGGAAG ATAATGCGCAATTTATTAGGAACGCACATGGGCCATTCTGCGCTGTATACAATGTGTCGTTTATTACAAGACGCAAACTTTCAGCGAGATGTACGTTTACTCAGGGGTGCAGTATTTTATGTAAATATGGGGTTGTGGGGTACACATAGAATTCCAAAACTGGAATGTACACCAACATCTGTTTTACCTTCATTTTATCAG GCTTTAAAATGTAATCATCCAATTGTTATGTATGAAGTTACACTATCTATTCAACGATTGGCTAATAAGTATGGCGCAGAATTATGGGATCCTACATGGAGTATTATTCTTGATATTATTGAGAAAGTTCTTTCTCACACAG AAACTAGTAGCCAGCCAGCAACCAAACAGGTTTCAATGAGTTTACACGAAACGATAAGTAGTATTGAAATTTTACtggataacaaccattataatggttgtacTCAACGATTTTACGATCTGGTTGAACGTTGCAGCGATACACGACCT GAAGGATCTGTTTTGAAATTAATCGAATATCGAGCACATACTATAGGACCTACTCATTATCAGTGGCAGTCTAAATTAGCCAATTTAATGGAACGTTATTACAAAATTGAAACGCGTACCAATATTAGAATGAAAGTTTTAGATGTTTTAACAAATATCATTCAACTTAATAG GTCCAGATATGAAGATGAACTGATCGAACGGATAGTCGTGCCATATTTTCAACATATAGATGCCGATTCGGATATTACAGTTCGTAATGCTGTTGTTCATTTGCTTATCGATCTTTGTCTTGAATGCGATACCAAACGGTGTTTAGAGCTTTTAGATATATTAGAGAAG ctGATCAATAAGCCTTTCTGTTCTGACACTCCAGTCGCAAAGGATGTCGATATCAAAGATATAAAGACAGCAGTTGTTGgaataataaagatattaaCGTCAAAAATATATGTCTTACCATCCAGTCACGCGATACGTGCTTACAAGGTTTTGGCAAATCACCTCGAGCAACATTACAAAGACCCATCTGTTTTTCATGATGTTTCTACAGTTCGATATCTG ATTTTTGAGTGTTTCTTGAAGATTAGAGCAAATACGCTATATCATTTGGGATTTCCGGATgcgcaaaatgcaacagtaatgCGGTTCAGTCCGTACTTAGTTTTAGAGCATGCTGCTACTGAACGAATGAACAGTGGAGGAGGTGGAAATAGCCCTCCACCAGCTAGTCCAGCTCCGTTACATTTGTCTTGTCAAATTACTCATATATCATTGGCACATGCGTGTAAAGCTATCATCTCCTGTATTAAATCAGAGAAAG ATTGGAAAGTTTTACAGCTCGTATTAAAAGAGTTACCTCAAGTAATGCAGAATAGAGCTTTGATATTATCACGACACACTAACGATATTGACTATTTCGCAGCCGCACTCTGTTCAATG GTCAGCGACAAGAGCTTAAGACTTCCAGAATCTTTATACAATGTTCCTCCAAAATTTACCCTTTCCGAGTTTCGTGTTCATGTCTTTCCAGTATTAGCATCTTTAGCTTCATATCACGCACATTTAGAACCAAATTTACAACAACGTTTAATCAAATGTTTAGAG GTTGGTTTAACAGCAAAATGCGCAAGTCAGTGCGTTACTAGTCTTACAACATGTATTTTAGAAATGCGTGATGCGATGAATAAACTTTTGTCAGAAGTTCTTTTGAATTTATCAAAAATTTCAGCTACAGTACACATAGCTATTCCTATACTGGAATTTTTATCTA CTCTTACTAGACTACCAAAAGTTTTTGCAAGTTTTATTGGGGATCAGTACATGTCAGTTTTTGCGATTTTGTTACCGTATACAAATCCGTTTAAATATGATCATTATACAGTATCCTTAGCACATCATGTAATTGCCGTATGGTTTCTAAAGTGTCGATTACCATTTCGGAGGGACTTTGTTAGATTTATTACCACT GGTTTGAAAGCAAACGTAATCATTCCTTTTGAAGAAGGGCATCTAATGAAGTCAGATTTTAATTTCATAAACGAAGATTCATCAAATAGAAAACGCAGTTCCAGTTTAACAGAGCAG GGCAGCAGAGGTCGGCGAGAAAGGCCTATAATGGCCAATCGTATAATAGGCGATGGTAAAGTTTCAGACTTAAAACCTCCGATCGATGAAGCCTTAATGACATTTCACGTAGAACTTACCGAGACTTGTATCGATCTTATGGCTCGTTATACGTTTTCAACTTACTCGGCTCGTCCTAAAAG ACTTCCAGCTGCTGACTTTCTTCTGAAAGAAGGCCAATCAATGACATGGTTACTTGGCAACAAGCTTGTTACTGTAACAACAAGTGGATGTAGTAATAAAGCAATGCGCGGAGGACTTTGCGATAATTGCTGGCTCGCATGCAAATCAGGCCCTCAATCGCCTGAACATGGGAGAACGTCTCAGTCTAACTTAAGAAGAGCATCGAGTACAGAG ACAGCAAAAGAGGACAAACTGTCTAGGCAATCCTCCGGAGGGCATGGAAGTTCGACAGCAAATACGGCTGCTAATTCTCCCACGGAAGAATTGAAGAAAACATCGGAGGATTTGGATACAATTAAACGCGAATATACCGTAGAAAAAACAGACAAAGATCAAG GTTGGGCTGAAATATACGTACGCAGACCTACGGGTGACATGTCTTGGataatgagaattcagaattctaTGCAATTTGAAACGCACGTAGATTTTCCTGTGCATGACATAATGGCTTTGTATAGGCCAAATCAAGATTTATTCCAAAAACAACAAGAATCTACGTCAGAATATTCCGGAGACGAAGCAGAG GATACTGCGGATAAAAATGCAGATCAAGCACAAAGTGATCACAGTAGCGTTATGAAATCTCTATCATCAGGTCCAATTGCAATACCCAGTTCACCAGCTCGACCAAATCCTTCGAGACAAAGTTCTCGCGATAGTTTAGAAAGCTTAGAAGATGGTGAAGATG ACTTACGTCGTTCTCGAAATCCAGTACGGAGATCAAATTCTAGTCCTGAGATGAGCGCTAATTGGAAAAATCCATTCTTGAATAAGGAAAAATTGAATTCGCAGCAAGTGGACCGAGATTTTCCACCTGCAGATTTAGAAGTGAAACTTGACGCTGAATTGAAAAAACATGCAAAAAATATGTATGCAAAAGACATGAG AGTTAGCTGCGAAGCTATCCCAGAAGAAATATTTGGTATGGGTACAACACCACCATCATCGGATAACACAACGGATCATCCAGCTTCGTTGCGGTCACAACGCTCCTATCCAGGTGCGACGCAAGTAACTCAAGTTAGTACAACCATTAGCAATACCGTCCCTCCGTCGCCTACTATGATACAG GTACAAGGAAACTTTTTGGGGGTACAAGTgcgtacaacacaaatacaatcgTCAACTGCTAAGCCTCCACAGTCGCCCACTCAAATTTATCCTCGGTTAGTCGGTCTCGATTCTGGTCAAAAGTCGCAAATCGCGCCAAGTTCCGAGAATAAACCACCCATCGGACGAAATCATTTTACAGATAAG CAAAAGGATGACAGACCCGATCCTTCAATGTTACCTCCATTGCCTCTACCATTTCGCGATAGAGGTCATACAATTTCTGTAATGAGTCCTGTAAAAAAGTCTCGCGGAGAATGGGATAATATTCGTAGAGGGAATTCACCGCGCGTAAAAGATCCACCAAAAACTGGCATTAATCCTAG CTTTGTGTTCCTGCAATTGTATCATACAGCACATTTTGGTTCGCCATCAGAAAAACCTTTGTTAGTTCCACAAACAACAGCTGTTCAAAGGGCAGTAACAAATTTAGACAGAATACAACCGTATGAAACTCATAAAATTGGAGTCCTTTACGTTGGTCCGGGACAAGCTTCTAACGAGACTGAAATTCTGGCTAATCAGCATGGATCACTTCGGTATACGGAATTTTTGCAACGTTTGGGAACATTGGTTCGACTGAAAGACCTCGACGAAAGTGTCTTTTTGGGTGGTTTAGATCGTAACGGTGAAAATGGAAACTTCGCTTATATATGGCAAGACGACGTTACACAG GTGGCGTTTCACGTAGCTACGTTGATGCCAACGAAAGCAAGTGATCCAAAATGTACTTCTAAAAAACAACACATTGGAAATAATTATGTTACTGTTGTTTATAATGAATCTGGAGAACCGTATAACATACAGACTGTAAAA GGGCAATTCAATTATGCATGTGTTGTGATCCAACCCTTAGATCACGGCACAAATCAAGTTACAGTTCAAGTGAAAGAAGAGTTGGCAAAACACATTAAACACAGTGAACCTAAAATAATTTCTGATCAAAATTTAGCGATTCTATCTCGACAACTCGCTCTTCATGCAAAT CTTGCTTCAATGGTTTCATCGTCGTTGGAACAAAATAGTCACAATCCATATGCTTCGAATTGGTTGGAGCGTTTGCGACATATAAAGCGACTTCGAAATCGCGTGTTACAAGAGTCAATAAATAATAATCCAGATGGAGCTACGGATGATTTATCACCAAGAACAAACAAACGCGTTTACATGGATGATTTTACCGAATATACAACATGa